AAGAAACCTTTGTTCTTGCCAAATATCCCGAAATTTATCATGCAATTGATTTTAGGAGAAATGAGTTATCTTCTTTTTTCCGGCAAAAATCTTAGCGCTGAAAAAGTAATAAAGACCGGCTTCCGGTTTCAATTCCCAAAAATAGAGCAGGCTATAGCTGATTTATACGCATAAAAAAAGTGCTGTTTATATAACAGCACTTTTTTTTACTATAAAGATTGTTGAATTAATAATTATTACAGCGTAAACTAACCTTGATATTCAACAAACTTAATCAAAACAAAAACGTAATAGTCTTAAAATTATATTAAAGTTTGGTTAAGGTAATGGTTTGATTCAACATTCGGCTACCTCTTTCCACAAACAAAAAACTGTGACAATTTGACATTTTTAAAGAATTGGCAGTACTTTTGCAATCCAAAGCGAGAAAATGAAAATCAAAAATATTTTTAAAAATAAAACCGAAATGAAAACGGAAAACACGGATAAAGACCCAATTGAGAACGAAACAGAAAACGTGATTAATGAAGTGGAAACTGCTGAAGAACTTAGTGTTGAAGCACAATTGCAGGAAGAAATAGCCAAAGAAAAGGATAAGTTTTTGCGTCTTTTTGCTGAGTTTGAAAATTTCAAGAAAAGAACTGCTAAAGAGCGTATTGATTTATTCAAAACTGCCAATCAGGAAGTATTACAAGCCATGTTGCCTGTTTTAGATGATTTTGACAGAGCTATGGCACAAATTGCTAAATCAGAAGACGAAGTGCTATTGAAAGGCGTGGAATTAATTCACGAAAAACTAAAAAGCACTTTAGTTTCTAAAGGTTTGGAGCAGGTAGATATCAAAACCGGCGATGATTTCAACGCTGATTTTGCTGAGGCTATCACTCAAATTCCGGCTCCAACCGATGATTTGAAAGGAAAAATTGTAGATGTAGTAGAAAAAGGATATAAATTGGGCGACAAAATTATTCGTTTCCCAAAAGTGGTAATCGGTCAATAAGCATACTATGAGCAAAAAAGATTTTTACGAAATATTAGGGGTTTCCAAAAGTGCCTCAGCTGAAGAAATCAAAAAGGCCTATCGAAAGAAAGCCATTGAGTTCCATCCCGATAAAAACCCCGGAAACAAAGAAGCCGAAGAAAACTTCAAAACCGCGGCTGAAGCTTACGAAGTATTAAGCGACCCGGATAAGAAAGCCAAATACGATCAGTACGGTCATGCTGCCTTTGACGGAGCAGGAGGGTTTGGCGGAGGACACCACATGAACATGGATGATATTTTCAGTCAGTTTGGTGATATTTTCGGTGGCGCTTTTGGCGGAGGAGGATTCGGTGGATTCGGCGGTAGTTCAGGAGGACAGCGTCGTGTGAAAGGAAGCAATCTTCGTATCAAAGTTAAAATGACTTTGGAAGAAATTGCCAATGGCGTTGAGAAAAAAGTAAAAGTAAAACGCAAGGTACAAGCACCGGGCGTAAAATATAAAACTTGTTCTACTTGTAACGGACAAGGGCAGGTATTGCGTGTAACCAATACTATTTTGGGCCGAATGCAATCAGCAACAACTTGTCACGTTTGTGGCGGTACCGGACAAACTATCGAAAGTAAACCGAACAATGCTGATGCACACGGTATGATTTTGGAAGACGAAACTGTTTCTATCAAAATTCCGGCAGGCGTAGTAGACGGTATGCAATTAAAAGTTTCCGGAAAAGGGAATGACGCTCCAGGCAATGGCATTCCGGGTGATTTAATTGTGGTTATCGAAGAACTGGAACACGAATTCTTAAAACGAGAAGGGGAAAATCTTCATTATGATTTGTACATCAGTTTTCCTGAAGCCGCTCTCGGTGTTTCCAAAGAAATTGAAGCCGTTAACGGAAAGGTGCGAATCAAACTCGAAGAAGGTATTCAATCCGGTAAAATATTGAGACTGAAAGGCAAAGGAATTCCAAGCCTCAACAGCTACGGAAATGGCGATTTATTAGTCCATGTAAATGTTTGGACACCTAAAAACCTAAGCAAAGAACAAAGACAGTTTTTTGAGAAAGCACAAACCGATGAAAACTTCATCCCAAAACCTGAAAAAAGCGACAAATCTTTTTTTGAAAAAGTAAAAGATATGTTTTCATAATATAAAAAATAGTTTTATATTTGGGTATTACTTGGAAACAAGTAATTTCTTTTTCATAGCAATTTTTCCCATCCTTGTGTTACAATAAGGGTGGGTTTTTTGTTTTCTTTAACATTCTTTTTAGTGCAAATCCCTATTTTTACACAAACAAAAAACAGGTATGAGCAACATCCTCGAAGTAAACCAAGTCGTAAAGCAATACGGTGATTATACCGCGCTTAACGAAGTTTCTTTAACCGTTCCCAAAGGCAGTATCTACGGACTGCTTGGTCCCAATGGCGCCGGTAAAACTTCCCTTATCCGAATCATCAACCAAATTACGATGCCCGATAGTGGCGAAGTTATTTTAGATGGCGAAAAACTAAAGCCGGAAGACGTCAGCGTAATTGGCTATATGCCCGAAGAACGCGGTTTGTACAAAACCATGAAAGTGGGCGAGCAGTGCTTGTATTTGGCACAGTTAAAAGGCCTGTCAAAAGCTGAAGCCAAAAAGGAATTAGACTATTGGTTTGAACGTTTGGAAATTCAAGGTTGGTGGAACAAGAAGATACAAGAGCTCTCTAAAGGGATGGCGCAAAAAATTCAGTTCGTAGTGACCGTGTTGCACAAACCCAAATTGCTGATTCTTGACGAACCCTTCTCAGGTTTTGATCCGGTGAATGCCAATTTGATCAAAGACGAAATCATCGAATTGAACCGAAAAGGAACTTCGGTAATCTTTTCAACACACCGTATGGAAAGTGTCGAAGAAATGTGTGACCACATCGCCTTAATCCACAAATCAAACAAACTCATTGAAGGCAAACTGACCGATGTCAAAAAGCAATACCGAACCAACGATTATGAAGTAGGGATTTTGACCAATAACGTTGAAGGTTTGATGTACGACCTATCGCAAAAGTTTACGCTGTCACAAACCGATTTCAAATCGTTGAACGACGAGCTCAAACTGCAAATCAATCTTGGAAATGCTACTCCAAATGAATTACTGAATACGTTGGTGCAACGAGGACAGGTAACGCATTTTGTAGAGAAAATTCCAAGTGTAAATGATATCTTCATTCAAACGGTAAGCAACTAATAAAGTAAGGCATTTGGATGTTGAGAAGCAGGATTTATAATTCCTGATTCCCAAATCCTTAATCACAAATAATAAAATGAGCAAACTACTACTTATCATCAAAAGAGAATTTATTGCCAAAGTGCGCAACAAATCTTTTATAGTCATGACTTTCTTAAGCCCTTTACTGTTTGTGGGTATCGGTGTTTTTGTAGGCTATCTGAGTTCTATGAAAGCCGATTTAAAAACCATAGCGATCCACGATGAAACGGGCCGCTTTGCCAAAGAATTTAAAAGCGATGACGAATACAAATACGTTGACCTTTCTTTGGTAGATACCAAAATATTGAAAGACAGCATTGTTTCCGAAAGCTATGAAGGTCTTTTGCTAATCCCGAAAGCAGCCGATAATACTACACTGCAAAAAAGTATTCAATACATTTCCAATGACAGTCCGGGCGTTAGTTTTATTGAAGATTTAGAAGAGGTTATTGCCAAAAAAATCACCGCCGAGAACTTTCAAAATGCCCATTTAGATACACTGGCTATCAACCATGCTAAAGCAGATGTTTCTATCAATTTAGCCAAAGCCACCGGAGAGGAAGCACTCAAAGGACTAAACGAAATCAAAATCATCATAGGAGGAGCTTTTGGCTATCTTATCATGATGTTCATTATTCTGTATGGTAATATGGTAATGCGAAGCGTCATCGAAGAAAAAACGTCCCGCATTATTGAAGTAATCATCTCCTCGGTAAAGCCATTCCAACTGATGATGGGTAAAATTATCGGAACTTCCCTTGCCGGTATTTTACAGTTCCTTATATGGGCTTTATTGGGTTTAACAGCCATGTTTGTAGTGTCGAGTATGCTCGGCGTGCACATGGGAGCTACGGCCGGAGTTCAGCAACAAGCTGTTGAGGCAGCACAACACGCCTCAGGAAGCCAGATTCAAATGTATATCAAAGAATTGTGGAACTTGCCTATAGCCACTATTTTAATATCTTTTATCATTTATTTCATTGGAGGTTACTTTCTCTACAGTTCGTTCTATGCCTCAATTGGCGCAGCGGTAGACAACGAAACCGATTCACAACAATTCCTGTTACCTATTATCATGCCTTTGATTTTAGGGGTTTACATAGGTTTCTTTACGGTAATCAACGATCCTCACGGAACGATTGCTACCGTCTTTTCTATGATTCCGCTGACATCGCCAATTGTAATGATGATGCGTATACCGTTTGGCGTGCCGCTTTGGCAAATCATTGTGTCTATGGTATTGCTTTTCGGAACCTTCCTAGGCGTAGTATGGTTTGCTGCCAAAATTTACCGTGTAGGAATACTAATGTACGGCAAAAAACCAAGTTGGAAAGAACTCATCAAGTGGCTTAAATACTAGTTTGAATGGTATAAAGATTTTGTAAAGTATAATCTTTATAAAATCTTTATACTTTCTACCGCTTCCCTTATATTCTACTTATAATGAATGCCGTAACTTTGTCCCATAATCAGAAGCAAAGAAAATGGTAGCCATAAAAAACCAAGCCAATCAATACCTTATCAGTATACTTTCAGTAGCTACGGTTTCCTTATTGGGATTGGCGGTAAGAGAGGTGATAGATTACAAAATCATTGGCTATTTACTGCTGTTCTTGGTGTCTATCCTCGCCATTTTTTTAGAGATAAAACCGGTCTTGCTGGCCGCTATCTTGAGCGCATTAGCTTTAGATTTTCTCTTCATAAAACCTTATTACACCTTACACATCGATAATGCCCAAGATGCTTTATTGCTCTTATTGTTCTTTATCATTGCTTTGATTAATGCCGTGTTGACCTATAAAATCAAACGCATGCAAAAAGCCATTCACATGAAAGAGGCCCGGGTAAATACCATGAAATTATACAATACGCTGCTGGATTCTTTATCCCACGAATTACGCACACCCATAGCCACTATCATAGGGTCTATTGATACGCTGCAGCAAAAGAATGTGAATTTGTCTGCTGACAGCAAAGACAATTTATTCAATGAAATCGAAAAGGCCTCGATGAAACTGAATTACCAAGTAGAGAACTTACTTAATATGTCTCGCTTAGAGTCTGGCTATATTTTGCCTAAATCAGATTGGTGCGATGTAAAAGAGTTGGCCTATAATGCCTGCAATCGCTTAACCGAAGAATTGAAAGATCACAAATGGAGTATCACTGCCGATGACAATTTGCCTTTGTTCAAACTCGATTATGGTTTGATGGAGCAAATTCTGTACAACCTCATTTACAACGCTTCACAATACACTCCCAAAGGCGCCAGAATTCAAATTGAAATCAAATACGATGTTGATACAGATTATGAAGCCCACATGAACGTTATCAAAAAATGCATCATCACCATTGCGGATGACGGTTACGGTTTTCCCGAAGCGGAAATTGACAGGGCGTTCGACAAATTCTATCGCTTGCAAAGTTCCAAAACCGGAGGAACAGGATTGGGTCTTTCTATCGTAAAAGGATTCGTTGAAGCGCAAAACGGAACCATACGATTGAGCAATGCTGAAGAAGGTGGGGCGGTCTTCGAAATGACTTTTGCCGTTGATTGTTTAGCTACTAATTCAGTTGAAAATGAGTAACGGTTTTTCCATATTAGTCATTGACGACGAAAGTCAAATCAGAAAGCTTCTAGAAATTACTTTGGAAGCCAATGGATACAAACTGCTCTTTGCGGTCAATGCCAAGGAAGGCATCACCATGGCAGCCAGTCACCAACCCGATTTGATTTTACTCGATTTAGGTTTACCCGATGAAGACGGACAAGTGGTCTTAAAACAATTGCGCGATTGGTTTAAAAACCCGATTATCATCCTCTCCGTCAAAAGCACCGAAGAAGAAATCGTCAAAGCCTTAGACAGCGGAGCCAATGATTATCTGACCAAACCTTTCCGAACTCAGGAGCTTTTAGCCCGAATCAGAACGGCTTTGCGCGGCAATTTTAATCAAAGTCAGGAACCGGTAATTACGTTTGGTGCCATTACGGTAGATTTCGTTTCCCGAGTTATCAAGGTTAAAGAAGAAGTGTTGAAACTCACCGCCACCGAATACAACTTGTTTACGTTGTTGCTGAAAAACGACGGTCGGGTGTTGACTCATCAATACATACTGAAAGAAATCTGGGGTAATGCTTATGCCGAGCAAACCCAATACTTACGGGTTTTTGTAGCCCAGCTTCGCAAAAAAATGGAAGAAGATCCCAATCGGCCGAAATACATCCTAACCGAATCGGGTGTGGGCTATCGCTTCAACTCCGGCTAAAAACCAATAACATTTCGTTTAAAAATCACTTTGTGGATTCTCCTGTAGAACCCCGCATGGTCCCTCGCATGCCTAAAAATCTAACAATCCAAAAGTCTAATAATCTAATAATCTCAAAAAAATGAATCTTTCAACTCCTCAAAAAGTCACTGCAGTAACACTACTTGTCGCCCTAGGCATCATCTATGGCGATATCGGTACCAGTCCGTTATATGTTATGAAAGCCATCATTGGCACCCGACAAATTTCGGAACTTCTGGTCTATGGCGGTATCTCTTGTGTCTTTTGGACACTGACTTTCCAAACCACCTTTAAATACATTTTCCTCACACTCTCGGCTGATAATCATGGCGAAGGGGGTGTCTTTTCGTTGTATGCACTGGTCAAACGTTTCGGCAAAGGGAAATTAGTCATCCCAACCATATTGGGAGCCACAACATTATTGGCCGATGGTATCATCACTCCACCAATATCGGTAGCCTCAGCGGTAGAAGGACTGGAAGTCATCATACCCAATATTCCAACCATTCCTATCGTGATTGCTATACTGTCGGGCTTATTTATTTTTCAGCGCTTCGGAACGCAAAAGGTAGGTTTCATCTTTGGGCCGGCCATGGTCATTTGGTTTACCATGTTGTTCGTATTGGGCTTTGCTCAAATCCTTCACCACCCTAACATCTTAAAAGCATTGAATCCTGTTTATGCCTACGAATTATTGGTTACTTACCCCAAAGGGTTTTGGTTACTCGGAGCCGTATTCCTTTGTACCACCGGTGCCGAAGCTTTGTATTCTGATTTGGGGCATTGCGGTAAAAAGAACATTCGCATCACTTGGGTTTTCGTCAAAATTTGTTTGATCGTAAACTATTTAGGACAAGCGGCTTGGCTGATGAATCAAGGGAACCCTTTGTTAGGCGACCGCAATCCGTTTTACAGCATTATGCCGCATTGGTTTTTACTTATCGGGATTGTTATTGCCACTTTGGCTACCATTATTGCCTCTCAAGCCTTGATTAGCGGTTCGTTTACTTTGATTAACGAAGCCATCTCCCTGAACTTTTGGCCCAGAGTGACGCTGAAAAACCCAACCAACTTAAAAGGACAAATCTACATTCCGTCTGTGAATACGATACTTTGGATTGGGTGTATCATGATGATTTTGTACTTCAAAACATCCACCCACATGGAAGCGGCCTATGGCTTTTCGATTACCATTGCCATGATGATGACCACGTTGCTGCTGATGTATTATTTGGTTTTTATCAAAAAGATAAATAAAGGCTGGGTAACAATAATCCTAATCGTTTTCTCTATTATCGAAGTGTCTTTTTTTATTGCCAATGTCTCTAAAATCAAAGAACGATGGATGTTCTTATTTTTCGAGTTGTTCATCTTTATGGTCATGTATGTTTGGTACTATTCCCGAAAAATCAACAATCGTTTCTTGCGATTTACCAACCTGATGGAACAAACGCAAAGCTTAGCCACCCTGAGCGAAGACGACGCTATTCCGAAATATGCCACGCATTTGATTTATCTATCCAAAGCCGACAAAACCTATGAAATAGAGGAAAAGATTATCAAATCCATCTTTGCCAAACAACCCAAAAGAGCCGACGTGTACTGGTTCTTCCACATCAACAGAACCAACGAGCCGTTTACGCTCAATTACGAGGTAGTGGAATTGTTAGACGACAAAGTCATCAAGATAATCCTCAACATCGGTTTCCGTGTGCAGCCTAAAGTCGAGCTGTATTTCAAGAAAATTGTACAGGATTTGGTTAACCAAAAAGAACTCAATCTCCACATCCGCCCTGATGGCTCTACCAAATACAACGCTGAGCCCGACTATAAATTTGTCATCATTGAGAAATACATTTCCGTAGAAAATCAATTTGCTTTCAAAGAAGGCTGGATGATGACCACCTATTTCTGGCTCAAAAAACTGTCGCTTTCTGATGAAAAAGCCTTTGGCTTAGATAAAAGCGATGTACAAATAGAAGAATATCCTATGGTGTATTCTCCCGTAACCAATTTAGAATTAAACCGAAAATAAGATGAAACACTTCCTGATTACAATAGCTCTGGTATCAGCTTTTAGCGGCTTTGCTCAACAAGATACCATCACAACAAAGATTCCGTTTGACGGCATGGACATGACTTGGCAAAATGGTTCCGACCGCAGAACATCGCCACCCGTATTGGCCACCAAGTATTTTACCGGGAGTGTCATGCTCGATATCAATTATACGCATTCGTTTAATAACCCGATAGATAATACCGTAGTAGGGTCTACGGCTCTCGCTCGAAATAATGAATTTCAGGTTTCTAGTGCCAATTTAGGAGGAGACTTTAACTATGAAAACGCCCGTGGCCGAATCATGATGCAGTTCGGGACCCGTTCTACAGTGGTGCCGCGTAACGATTACAGTGTGTACAGAGGCCAATACCAGCTGGATAATGTCTACCGCTATTTGTCTGAAGCCTACGCCGGATACCATTTTGATAAGTGGTACGGTATCAATGTTGATGCCGGGATGTTCATGTCTTATATCGGTTTGAATTCCTATTATCAGGTGGAGAATTGGGAATACCAAGCGTCGTTTACTTCGGATAATACCCCTTGGTTTTTCAACGGATTGCGGGTACAAGTCTTTCCGACTAAACATCTGAAAATAGAAGGCTGGCTGATTAACGGTTGGCAAAGCTACGGCAAGTTCAACAGCATGCCCGGCTTGGGAGGTAATGTTACGTGGTGTCCGAACGAAGCCGTAAAAGTATTGACCAATGATTACTACGGAACCGATGCGGCGGGTTTAAAAAACCGAATCCGTTTTCATTCGGATAATAGTTTGTTAGTGAGGTATTACAACCAACCTAAAGCCAAAGGCATCAGCAGAGCGGCTTTCTCTAGTACCTTTGATATAGGTTTTGAAAGTGGGGATGGCGTTGGCGGGTTCAACGGCAATTCCGAAACACCGTCGCAGTACTTCTTGAGTGGTATGGTGTACAACCGTATTTGGTTTAATCAAAATAAGATGGCGTGGACGCTGGGCGGTGGCTATATGACCAATCCCGGTCGCTATTTGGTATTGTATCCAACAGGTGATGCGAGTCCGTTGCCCAATCCGAATGACCCGACGCAAACCGCAGGAACCCATCCGTTCTCTGCCAATCCCGGCGATGAATTCAAAGGTTGGGACTGTTCAACCAATTTCGATTTTATGCCCAATCAAAGCATTACCTTTCGTTTGGAATTCGTGCACCGTGAAGCCAGCGTGCCTTATTTTGCCGGAAGCGGCGGCGTTACTTCACCAACAGGCTATACCACAACACCCTTACCCGGTGACTGGCAACCCGATTTAGTGAAAATGGAAAACAGAATTATCTTTGCCGTATTATTCAGAATCTAACAATCGGCCATATTAACAGCTACAGCGAGACCTCCTTCGGAGGTTTCCTTGTATTTAGAGTTCATGTCTTTGGCGGTTTGCCACATGGTATCAATCACTTTATCTAAAGGAACTTTGGCGTTTTTAGCATCGGTTTCCATAGCGAGTTCAGCCGCGTTGATGGCTTTGATAGCCCCCATGGTATTGCGCTCTATACACGGAATTTGAACCAGTCCGCCTATAGGGTCGCAAGTCAGCCCCAAGTGGTGTTCCATGGCAATTTCGGCCGCCATTAAAACCTGGTCCGGTGTACCGCCCATGACTTCACACAAAGCTCCGGCAGCCATAGCTGAGGAAACGCCAATTTCGGCTTGACAACCACCCATAGCAGCGGATATAGTCGACCCTTTCTTGAAGATACTGCCTATTTCGCCGGCTACCATCAGGAATTGTTTGATTTGTTTTTCGTCGGCTTCGTGGTTTTCAATCACCATATAATACATCAACACAGCCGGGATAACTCCGGCACTGCCATTGGTAGGCGCGGTTACTACTCGGCCCAAAGCGGCATTCACTTCATTCACGGCAAGGGCAAAACAACTAACCCATTTCAGGATTTGGCGAAACTTTACTTCGGTTTTTCTGATGCATTGCAGCCATTCTTGAGGCGAATTATAATTCGATAATCCAATCAAATTTTGATGCATGTCAAAAGCACGACGACGTACGTTTAGTCCGCCCGGTAGGATGCCTTCGGAGTGACAACCTATATACATGCACTCCAACATGGTGTTCCAAATGCGCAATAGTTCGCTGTGCACTTCGGCTTCAGGACGCATCGAGATTTCATTGGCATAAACAATCTCGGAAATCGATTTGTTTTCTTTAATGGTGTACTCCAAAAGCTCCGCAGCATTTTGAATAGGGAACGGAAAGGCACACTTGATAGCCAGTTTCTTTTTAGCATTGACGCGTTCTTCTTTCACCACAAATCCGCCACCAATAGAGTAGAAGGTCGACGAATAGCTGCTGCCATCCAACAAGGTAGCCGTAAAGGTTAGCCCGTTGGCATGAAAAGGCAGGAAGTTTTTATTGAAAACAATGTCGGTTTTCGCATCAAAAGCAATCAGCAACTGATCGGCTAAATTGATTTGGTGCGTCGTTTTTATAGTAGTGATAATCTTGTCTATGTTTTGTACCGGAATATACTCAGGGTCCTGACCGCTTAAGCCAAGCATTACGGCATAATCAGTAGCGTGGCCTTTACCGGTTAAGGAGAGCGAACCGTATAAATCAACCTTAATCTTAGTGGTTTTGTCTAAGGTGTTTTCTTCTTTCAGTTCATTCAAAAAGCGTTCTGCGGCACGCCAAGGCCCCAAAGTGTGCGAGCTGGACGGTCCAACCCCAATTTTAAGCATATCAAAAACGGAAATGCATTCTTCCATAGGTACTTTATCGATTTAGTTAAAGCAAATATAGAGAAGAATTGTGAATGGTAAATGAAGAAAGGTAGTTTAAAAACAGCTCAAAAACGGTTTTTTACTGCAGCAAAACGAGTAAAAAAACGATTAAAAGTGATTTTTTTGGCTGTTGAAAAGCCTTTTTTTGTCTGATAAGGACGTTGTTTTCAGTTTGTCCTGATGACTTTTTGAACTCATCAGGACCGGTTTTCAAACTCATCAGGACGAGTTGGAAAACTCATCAGGACGAATTGACGAAAAGTTTCGTAAAAGTCAAACCAAAAACAAGCCCCGAAATGCAGTGCTTTCCGGGGCTTGAACTTATGAATTACTCAAAATTTGCAGAGGTTACGGGCAGAGACTCTTGCTTTCTCTATATGATGTTACGATACATTCAGGCATCGAATCATAGTGTTGTATAGTGCTGTTTGAGGTTTTGGTAGTCATAGGTCAAAAAAAGATAAATGGTTTAACTAGTTTTTATTAGGAGCTGCTGTCTGAAACTAAATATGCAAAGTTTATGCCATTTTTGTTGAAGGAAGTCAATTTTATAGCTCAAAGGATTCAAATCAAAGCGATTCAAGAGTGATTAACTATGGTAATCATAGAGAAAATGAGCATAAGGTTATGCAACCTTTAGCAAAAGGTTAAATTCTTTTTCTTCATCAAAAATAACCTTACCTTTATACAACTCAAAATACCTCTTATTACCTTTATCAAAAAGGAATGAAATCCAAGTAAAGTACAGAGGCAAAACAATTCATAATTCATAACTCATAACTCATAACTAAATAAAATGACATCAAACGTAAAAGCTTATGGTACCGGAGCACCGGATGCTCCCTTAGCCCAAATGAACATAGAACGCCGAGACGTTTTAGCTCATGATATTGAAATCGAAATCCTGTACTGTGGCGTATGCCATTCGGATTTACACACAGCCCGAAACGATTGGGGTTTTACCACTTACCCTGCTGTGCCCGGTCACGAAATTGTGGGTAAAGTAACCCGCGTAGGTAGCGCTGTCAGCAAACTAAAAGTAGGCGACGTAGCTGCAGTGGGCTGCTTGGTCGATTCGTGTCGCACCTGCAGTAGCTGTGAAAAAGACCTTGAACAATACTGCTTGAACGGCTGGGTAGGCACCTACAACAGTGCCGATAAACACCTTGGCGGTATGACCTACGGAGGCTATTCGGAAAAGATAGTCGTAGATGAAAAGTATGTGCTAACCGTACCCGATAACTTAGACTTGGCCGCTGTTGCTCCTTTATTGTGCGCCGGAATCACCACTTGGTCTCCGTTGCGCCATTGGAACGTAACCAAAGGCAGTAAAGTAGCTGTAGTAGGTCTGGGTGGTTTAGGACACATGGCCATCAAACTAGCCAAAGGGTTGGGAGCAGAGGTAACCTTGTTCTCCAGAACACCCGGTAAAGA
Above is a genomic segment from Flavobacterium phycosphaerae containing:
- a CDS encoding L-serine ammonia-lyase, whose amino-acid sequence is MEECISVFDMLKIGVGPSSSHTLGPWRAAERFLNELKEENTLDKTTKIKVDLYGSLSLTGKGHATDYAVMLGLSGQDPEYIPVQNIDKIITTIKTTHQINLADQLLIAFDAKTDIVFNKNFLPFHANGLTFTATLLDGSSYSSTFYSIGGGFVVKEERVNAKKKLAIKCAFPFPIQNAAELLEYTIKENKSISEIVYANEISMRPEAEVHSELLRIWNTMLECMYIGCHSEGILPGGLNVRRRAFDMHQNLIGLSNYNSPQEWLQCIRKTEVKFRQILKWVSCFALAVNEVNAALGRVVTAPTNGSAGVIPAVLMYYMVIENHEADEKQIKQFLMVAGEIGSIFKKGSTISAAMGGCQAEIGVSSAMAAGALCEVMGGTPDQVLMAAEIAMEHHLGLTCDPIGGLVQIPCIERNTMGAIKAINAAELAMETDAKNAKVPLDKVIDTMWQTAKDMNSKYKETSEGGLAVAVNMADC
- a CDS encoding NAD(P)-dependent alcohol dehydrogenase is translated as MTSNVKAYGTGAPDAPLAQMNIERRDVLAHDIEIEILYCGVCHSDLHTARNDWGFTTYPAVPGHEIVGKVTRVGSAVSKLKVGDVAAVGCLVDSCRTCSSCEKDLEQYCLNGWVGTYNSADKHLGGMTYGGYSEKIVVDEKYVLTVPDNLDLAAVAPLLCAGITTWSPLRHWNVTKGSKVAVVGLGGLGHMAIKLAKGLGAEVTLFSRTPGKEKDALDLGADAVIISTDEAQMATVAGKFDVIIDTVPYVHDVNPYVTTLGISGTLVLVGYLGGLDPILNTVPMIMGRKSVAASLIGGIAETQEMLDFCGKHNIVSEIEIIKMQDINHAYERMLKSDVRYRFVIDMASL
- a CDS encoding outer membrane beta-barrel protein, translated to MKHFLITIALVSAFSGFAQQDTITTKIPFDGMDMTWQNGSDRRTSPPVLATKYFTGSVMLDINYTHSFNNPIDNTVVGSTALARNNEFQVSSANLGGDFNYENARGRIMMQFGTRSTVVPRNDYSVYRGQYQLDNVYRYLSEAYAGYHFDKWYGINVDAGMFMSYIGLNSYYQVENWEYQASFTSDNTPWFFNGLRVQVFPTKHLKIEGWLINGWQSYGKFNSMPGLGGNVTWCPNEAVKVLTNDYYGTDAAGLKNRIRFHSDNSLLVRYYNQPKAKGISRAAFSSTFDIGFESGDGVGGFNGNSETPSQYFLSGMVYNRIWFNQNKMAWTLGGGYMTNPGRYLVLYPTGDASPLPNPNDPTQTAGTHPFSANPGDEFKGWDCSTNFDFMPNQSITFRLEFVHREASVPYFAGSGGVTSPTGYTTTPLPGDWQPDLVKMENRIIFAVLFRI